A single window of Pseudomonas lijiangensis DNA harbors:
- a CDS encoding CAP domain-containing protein, which yields MRVLSSLFLIAVVSLSSVDALATEETQLAESINLYRSQVQRCGGQVSMELPPLVSDSRLVLPATGSGDLQQALARASYPMVTVQAISLSGPRDAQSAMKAVQESFCQVVLDPQFVDIGVSREGREWRIVLARSLLAARLGDWQAEGQKLLELINTARNQPRQCGTQAFNATTPLTWNATLATAAEGHTRSMANNSFFDHKGRDGSTPGDRAELAGYIAQQIGENIAAGQDTTRKVVDGWLASPGHCANLMNPGFRELGAAYAIDPKSDAGIYWTAMFGSQ from the coding sequence ATGCGCGTCTTGTCATCCCTTTTCCTTATTGCTGTGGTGTCGTTGTCTTCCGTCGATGCGCTGGCTACCGAAGAAACGCAACTGGCAGAATCGATCAATCTCTATCGCAGTCAGGTTCAGCGCTGTGGGGGGCAGGTTTCCATGGAGCTGCCGCCACTGGTCAGCGATTCGCGACTGGTCTTGCCTGCCACCGGTTCGGGCGATTTGCAGCAGGCGCTGGCGCGTGCGTCCTATCCGATGGTGACAGTGCAGGCCATCAGCCTGTCCGGGCCGCGAGATGCGCAGTCTGCGATGAAAGCGGTGCAGGAAAGTTTTTGTCAGGTGGTGCTGGACCCGCAATTCGTCGATATTGGTGTGAGTCGTGAAGGGCGGGAGTGGCGCATCGTACTGGCGCGCTCGCTGCTGGCTGCGCGTTTGGGAGACTGGCAGGCCGAAGGTCAGAAGCTGCTTGAACTGATCAATACGGCCCGTAACCAGCCACGTCAATGTGGCACCCAGGCCTTCAATGCCACGACGCCGCTGACCTGGAACGCTACCTTGGCGACGGCGGCCGAAGGGCATACACGGTCCATGGCCAATAACAGTTTCTTCGATCACAAGGGCCGCGACGGCAGTACGCCGGGAGACCGGGCGGAGCTTGCCGGTTACATCGCCCAGCAGATCGGCGAAAACATCGCCGCTGGCCAGGACACCACACGCAAGGTTGTCGATGGCTGGCTGGCCAGCCCCGGTCACTGCGCCAACCTGATGAATCCGGGCTTCCGGGAGTTGGGCGCCGCTTATGCCATAGATCCCAAGAGCGATGCGGGGATTTACTGGACGGCCATGTTCGGTTCGCAGTGA
- a CDS encoding DUF3237 domain-containing protein, producing the protein MNVIDFNDSRKRTERALTATTKVPLLEKVLTITLRTDAPTFLGICSDGLRSNTSIVGGEFFGQQFQGVVLPGGSDFFIENSGEVARLNARFTLRTDLGELINVINEGVLVLDETGQQEIQDGVWPVTAGHYECTCTPRFQVAMGPNDWLEHSAFIGKVEYIYANETLLNIYRIKY; encoded by the coding sequence ATGAATGTCATTGACTTTAACGACTCTCGCAAGAGAACCGAGCGCGCCCTGACTGCAACAACAAAGGTTCCTTTGTTGGAAAAGGTTCTCACTATCACATTGCGCACCGATGCCCCGACGTTTCTGGGCATATGCAGTGACGGTCTTCGCAGTAATACTTCCATTGTGGGCGGTGAGTTCTTCGGCCAGCAGTTTCAAGGCGTGGTGCTGCCGGGCGGTTCCGATTTCTTTATCGAGAATTCTGGCGAAGTTGCCCGCTTGAATGCACGTTTTACCTTGCGCACGGACCTGGGTGAGTTGATCAACGTCATCAATGAAGGCGTGCTCGTTCTGGATGAAACCGGTCAGCAGGAAATTCAGGACGGTGTATGGCCTGTTACTGCCGGTCATTATGAATGTACCTGCACTCCGCGATTCCAGGTCGCCATGGGCCCCAATGACTGGCTGGAGCACAGCGCCTTTATCGGCAAGGTGGAATATATATATGCCAATGAAACCTTGTTGAATATTTATCGAATCAAATACTGA
- a CDS encoding nuclear transport factor 2 family protein: MKKLKLLVGFLCLFTGFVSAAPSSDENDVAAAVDKLTQAMWHKDIGQLKALTADNLSYGHSSGNIQDKQAFIADIETGKSAFNELKMLNQKIILSGDVAMVRNHFSAQAVNSGKVVPTEIENFQIWQKQNGQWLLIGRQAFRF; encoded by the coding sequence ATGAAAAAGCTCAAACTGCTTGTGGGTTTTCTGTGTCTCTTTACGGGATTCGTATCCGCCGCACCCTCCTCCGATGAAAACGATGTGGCGGCTGCCGTGGACAAACTGACCCAGGCCATGTGGCACAAGGATATCGGGCAACTCAAGGCGCTGACCGCAGACAACCTCTCCTACGGCCACTCCAGCGGTAATATCCAGGACAAGCAGGCATTCATTGCCGACATCGAAACCGGGAAAAGTGCTTTCAACGAGCTGAAAATGCTCAATCAGAAAATCATTCTATCCGGCGATGTCGCCATGGTCCGCAATCACTTCTCGGCTCAGGCGGTGAACAGCGGCAAAGTGGTGCCGACTGAAATCGAGAACTTCCAGATCTGGCAGAAACAGAACGGCCAATGGCTGTTGATTGGCAGACAAGCGTTCCGTTTCTGA